TTAAAATATTGGTGTTTAATGCTTAAATATGAGAGCTTTGAGGAAAGCTGTACTGTTACCTATCATGCTCTTTATGCTTGTAGAGATGCACACCGAGTATTAAAAAATTACCTCAAAATTAAACAAGGCCTCAGAGCACAGCCTGGAAAACAACTGCCAACAACACCAACCCACCAACAAAAATTGTGGAGCAAGCTGCCCCCCTAGAAGAGACATTCTGATACCCCTTTGCCTCTACTGGTAAACTCACCGATAAACAGGAGAACCACACAAAAGGACACAATCTCCACCGGCTCAGCCTTGGGCAGTCTCTGGAGCTTAAGGAGAAACCTCTCACCGATGGCTTGCATTTCCTTCAGAAAGCCTTCAGAAGACATTCTGGTTCAACCTCTCCAGGCTTTATGCTGTAGGAGAACCAAACAGAATAAACCTTTTCACTGAGTAATGCTAGGAAGCTGCCAGCCTTCTTATAGAGCTGGTGATCACAAGGAAAACAAGTTTATCTGGTCTCAGTCCTTGTTCCCAGTAGCTAAGGTGGAGGACTATTAATTGTCTACGTGTTTTGGCactgttttaatttcaaaatctggCTTTGAGAGCGCTTTTGTCAGCTGCACTGTGGAGCAGAGGCAGAACAGCGTTTCTTCTAAAAGGAGGTTTATTTCAGCAGGCACAGAGTTAGGACTGGACAGTGCCTGCTCTTGGCTTCCACCCAATGAAAGTAACTTTTTCCCAGTTGTGCTAACTTGTCCTTCCAGAAAAATGCAATTCCAACCCAACTTGAATTCCAAATGCTGAGCTCCATTGAAACatagttttcagttgtttttacaGACCCCTTTGAAAACTTCCAGCACTTTCAGCTACAGAAAATCCCTTCAAACACTGAGGCACTTACTTTAACACCTCACTACAATACTACAGTACCATTAATATGTTTTATCAACCAGTGTTACTGAATGGTGATATTAAGAGCTAAAGTCTGTGTTCACCTGGGACAGCTGGATGCTTTTCAAGTTCTTACAGATGACTACAAGCTTTATATGGTACGCTAAATGTAGTAGAACGGTCTGTTCTAACGGAGCAATATATGAATTGAACAGTGGATGTCCAGACATCACTGCTGGTGAGGAGCAAAGCAAAAGCCCCTGGAGCTCTTGGGGAGCTAATCCCTCACTAATCTTACACCTTCTTTATTCTCAGAAAGAATCACCAGAACTATTGTTACTGAAAATATGAGCCTAGTAAAGTTAGGTGCCTCAGTTTTGCCACCAATATTTGCTGTTCTTTTCCCCCGTGAGCAAAATTTTGGAAGGCATTGCAACAAAGAAAGTTGCATGAGAGCTATGGAAGTTGAAATTTTGTGTCGGTCAGTAACCAGAATAGGATATTGTTGAGAAATATCCATAGTTTTGCTTGAAACAAGTGTTTGGACAGGTCAACACTTGGATGGATTATAACTCTTATGTCATTATTATATAAGAATGTATTAGCTTGTGTGTAATAGTCAACACTGTATTATGGAACTTGAACCTTGCAATTGAATCTCCAATTGAATTGGTGATAACACAAAGCCAAATGACCAAGACGGGCCTTCCAGAATAAGCCAGCAAGTCCATTACTGCACATCTGGTTTGGTTACCCAAACAAATGGGTGCTTGGAGTTCAGTTTTTCCAAACACACTGAGGACAGAGAGACCTTGGCTGTTTCTTTGCATGCTGGGCTTAAACACTACAGTGCCAAGTTAAATTACATTTTGTATGTTTATGCAGCTCAAAAAgggttttctttgttcttttaaatCCAAGCTACGGAATAAAAATCGGAACCAGCTGGTTTCGTAGGGATGGGAGTGGATGGAAAATCTACATCTACAGAAAAATCTTGTGCAGCTTAGCAGGGAGGAATAGTTGTGGCCTTTTGACTTACAAAGGTCACTTTTGAGAGTAGGGTTAAATAGTTCTTTGCTGTACCCCAAGTGAGCTGCTCCAGAATTGCTGCTTTATCCTTTGCACGGTGCTGCGGGTTCTGCGTCAGCAAGTTTCCAGTTTTGGTTCCATTCCAAGAGATGGCGGCGCAGGCAGAGGTGAAGtgatttgtgttttgtgttttctacTCTTGGCTCGAgaagaaaaacctttttttttaaaaaaaaaaaaaaatgtagtattttTGGCTCTGACATTCTGAAAATGTTTGTTCCCTTTGGGGGTGTTTCTGCCTGCCCAGAAGTTCTCCTAGTAAAGAATCTGCTGTAAATTCTTGTACCATGCTTTGGGCCGCACCAGAAGCAGCAAGTGTGAGAGCCAGGCTTGTGAAGTCTGGAATACAGCgtaaaatgaagtgatgaggaTTGTAAAACTCCACATAGATTAGCAGTGTCTAGCCTAAAATGATAAAAACTTGTCGTCTCAGTAATGGACATTCCTCTGCCCCATGGTACCTGATCTGGAGCTCAGTGAAGGAGGTTTTAGTCTAAAACTTGTAAGGAATGTTGCTTGTTTACCTTGGTTTGAACTTCTTTGGGGTCGAAGTGTGATGGTGGTGGTGCAGTCTCCGATGTAACCGTAAGGAGGCGAATGTTTTTCTGCTCGACTGCACTATTGAGCACACGCTGGTTCCAAGGGCTCTTGCTGCTTTGGGATTTCTGCTGTGGAGTGTAGCAAAAGGGTGAGAAATAAGTCACTTCTtacaaaaagaaagtaaaactcCTTAAGAAAGCTAGTTATGTTCATTTACTTTTGTATCTTCCATTCTACTTGTGAAGCCTTTAGTCAGAACTAGTTTTGATTGGGATCTTTTTCCAATTGATTTCAGCAGGACCAAGATCTTACCGAAACCTAGAGGTTGGCATAAGGGTAAGGCCAGTGCTGTGTGACTTAAACAAGTCTTATGCATCTGCCAGGTGGTGCAGGGTGTTTGTTTGAAGCAGTTAACTGtaatgattattttaaaacaggCAAGTCTTGAGAGATTTGAAAGTGCAGGTTGTAGGTCTTAACTGACAGTTTGCTTTCTAAGACTGGAGTGCTGTTCTAGAGCCAAACAGCCACCCAGGTTGGTACCTCACAAATTCTGTGGGGTTTGGAGCAAACTTAATCATCTGTTAGTGTTTTTCTCAACTGGGAATTTCTCCTTGCGTGTTGTCCTTCCTTAAAACCACATCCACTGAGGATGGGAACGCTCCAGAGCAGCAGAGATGTGGCTGTTAGGGCAGCAAAGCTGATGAACTTGCtaaagaagaaatactgcatGACCACAGTGCCATGGAGCCTTCAGGCCGTGTTGTCAGCCTGATGTCATGGAGTTTTGCCCCATTGCTATAGCTAGAGATCATAGAAGTGAAAATAGCATGAAGAGAGGCAAGATGAGAAactcacatagaaaagaaagtgAACACAATGTCTGATGTCTTGTGACAGGCAGTTTGGAAGCTCTtgctggggtggggtgggagccTGAAATTCGTGGTTTCAGCTGTTTCTTCTTCTGGCTGTTCTTCAAAAAACAAATCCTCTATCCAGTGTTGCCAGTGGGACTGGATCTTCAAATCTTTCTGCCCTGGCAAGGGAGGGAATAAAGCAAatcttttcatttatttgtttttgaggaaaaaaggCCAAATCTGCCGTGTGCCATGAGTTGTGAGCCAGGGTTGAAAAGAGAGCACAGAAATAATGCTGGGGGATGCCTGCCGTGCAGGAGAGCTGCCCTGCTGCAAGGATTAGATGATCCTCTAAAACAAGAGTGTTCTACGTTTAGGGCTTCTGTAGAATTAGATTCCCAGAAAGTGCTAATACTTGTTCTTAATGCAGATTCATCTCGCTCTGCCCACTGAATAAAGCTGTGAAAATTGCCATAATAGCACTGAGGTtatctttctgaaatgttttaatgGACTTAAGCCATACTGAAGCACTCAAAGAAATTGGCTGCTCAGCCCTGTTGAGAATAAAGCCATTAAACGGCCTCAATCTAGACATTCAAGAAAAAAGCCTTGGCCAGGGTTTCTCTGTACTGTGTGGTGGCTTTCAGCAAGAGAAAGAGCTTTGTGATGACTGTGTAAGGTGGGGTCCCGCATCCCTCTGTCCTCCTGAAGCTGGTCATGTTGCTATCAGTATTTTGGAATTCATGTAAATGGATTTGGTTTTTTGGGTCTGTCTTTGGACTGGAAAGCTGTATCCCATGTGTGTGTCTACACTGGTGCATCACAAGTTGAACTGTGGGGAGTGCGTGAGCTTGAAGTTACAGCTGAGGAATGAGACACTTGTTTAGTCATAACCCTGGTGGCATCTCAGCAGCCTATTTCAGTGCAAACAACATGAATTTGAGTTTGTGGTTTAGCCCCAGGACTGGAAGTTGGTAAATGCAGGCAGTCTTCCTGGCCTGCCAGTGATGCTTATGGGTTGTGTGACTTTGGATAACTCATCCCGCCCCTCTCTGTTGGGTGACTTCATCTCTGCAAAGTGACAGAACGTGTAACCACCATCAGAGGTTTGGTTGCTAATTTGTTGTGTGTCCAAGTCTCTAACATGCTCTGGAATCTTTAGATACAAAGGCCGTAAGTCCCTGGTTTTGCTGCAGTTACAAAATGGgatggccttgccttgcctactgCTTGTTAGACTTCAGTCTCTGAGCCTGTTGAAGATTACAGTAGATGAAAGCATGGCTTCCACTCTTGGTTGCTCCTTACTCAGCCACCATCATTGACATGACCCTGATCCACAGGTTTTACGATAGTCCCGCTGAGAATCTTggcttttgtgggtttgttgCTACAATAATCTAAAAATGAAGACAAATCTTTGGAGGGGGGAATCTGTTGGTGGTGGCCTGGAGCTGCCAATGCCTCTAGTCCTACCACAGCAAGGAGGGTGAAggcgatgtccccaatgtcctcgtTGGCTGGACCAGCAGTGCTCCACTGACCTTACCAAGTAGGATGTCCCTGATGTTCCAAAGCAACCATGTTGCCAGGGCAACGTTCTCATCACAGCATTGTCTTTTTCACAAGATTGTGGCTATGGAGAAGCAAATACTTGGTGTTGTGCTTGCTCAGACAAGTCAAGTAAGTTGGTTGAAACTGGACCAATGTAAGGATGGGAAACCTGTATGGATTGCAGTAAGTTATTTGGTAGGAAATCTTAGAAGGCAATCCCAGCCTTATGGAAGTAGAGTGCTGAGCAGCTGAAAGGGAGGGAATGCTTTTCATTCTGGTCTAAAACTTCAAAATAAACTCTTACTGTTTTGGGCCACTTTCTTATGAACATGAAGGCTTGGCCAGTTCCTAAACTTACCAGCTTTGTTCTTAGTTCCTGAAACGTGCTTCTGATTTCATACGGATAAGGCTTCCTGTCCCAAACCAGTTCTAGGTGTTGTTACAGTTCAGATGCATTTTGGCAGAACATGGAATAATTTCTGTACAATTGTTTATTGTTTTAAGTTTGTAATGTACTTTAGAGATGAAAAGGGCTATAGAAATGTGGTCGTATTATCAGCGCATGGCTTTCCCTCATTATTGTTAATACAATGTTTGCTGCCATGACTGTAGTTAAGCGGCCACGTGAATTTTAACTATAGTTCACAGACAAGccctttttttcctaaaacaggAGTGAACGGAGCCAGACAGACCTATAATTCATTCCCAAGCAGATGAAAATAGTTTCTAGTATCAAGAGAATTCAGCTTTTTAACAGCACACACCCAAACTGGTAAACTGCAGCTCAATGTCATGGGAGAACAGCTTTGACTTTGTCAGCTGGTCTGGAAAAGGCGGCCACACATTCTTTCAGATTATAAAGCTGCCCTGACCGGGTAGCCATTTGGCTGGAATACCCTGTCATCTCCACCACCCACTATTTGGAGATTGGTTTTGAGGCAGCACCGTAAATGTTCCTTCCCTCCCCTACAACCTAATATTAGATTAATATAAAAAGACGCTGAATTCCCTGCAATGGCGGTTAGAGAAGCCGAGGTACCCACCGGGGCACTGAGCTGCGAATCTCTACGCCTCTACAGAACACACTGGTTTTCTTCAGTCCATCCCACAAACAAGTCCACAAAACCCCAGGAGATAATTCCTCACTACTAGTCCCATTTTTAAGAAGTGGGGAAACCAAAGCACAGAGCCATCCAGTGAAAGGAAAAggtcaattttaaaaataaacttgtaGCTCTTCTACAAGAGAACTTTTTTTAGGGTTGCCGATGCTCGAATCTAGCTTGAAAGTCTATTCTTATATTAGCAAAATAAGCATTTCCCAGGGAGCTGACAGAGAGGTAGCTGTGTGCCTGTGAAAGCCTTGTAAATAGTTACTTCACAGacctgctgggatctgtcagcaATTTGGTGTTTGAGGTAAAGCAGCTGGACCCCCCTGAGAGtgctggaaacaccttctccatCTTCTCCCAGCCACCTTTGTGTCCTGTCCTTGACTGGCCTCAGACCTACAGGTCTCCGAAATTATATGCATTTTTGAGTTTTTTGAAATATGCTGGTCTAATCCTAGTAAAGACACCACTGGGGTGCAGGAACTCAAAACTGAAGGCTCCAACAGCTGCTTCCTCAGACGAATCCGTTTTGAACCACGTCAGCTgtgctggcaggggaggtgctggcgGCGAAGGTGGGTGCTGCAGTTTTTTACAGCCCAGCCGTCCCTCCTGGGGCTCTGCGGGCTGTGGGGTTCAGGGGCTTGTGTGACACACAGGGTCCAACGTGCTTTATTTTGTACCCCTGCTCCCATAACCGCTGTTGTATCGCGGTCGGGCTCAGAGGTCCGTGCACTGTGACAGCTGTAACACAAGCCATGTCCTGCTTCTTTCATCCAGACATGTGTTTCATATTGCTTATCCCCCCCGCATATATACAACACGGCTGTGGCTGGACAAGCCCCCAGCCAAACCCGTTAAGATTTTCTTTTGGCGAGGAAAACTTGGCGTGTTTCTctgcctccctcccctgcccttctcccctcgctcctccctccttccttttctatttgtttttcccCTAAACTTTGTTTTTCCCGTACTTTATTTGAGAAACCATCTGAACTGCAACAAACAAGCTACAGAGACCCTTCATTAGCAGGGTGGAAACTTCCCTCCATCCCCTTTGAACCCGGGGCTAGACTGGAGGCGTGTGGCTCTTAACTACTGCATCTCACACAGGCAGTTCCAATTGGGTGTTTGTACAATACGCAGGTCAGACAGACCTGCCCTCCTTTCCACATTAATGGCAATGGAAAGAAGTGGAAATACCTGATCCTTAGCATTCCTCCTTACAGGCATGTGTAGGATGGGGAAAACGTCTGTGAGAATTGGCTTTCTGCCTCTCCctacctgtttgcaaacagctgATGGCCCACGCGCCTCCTGGAAGAGGCAAAGGGTCCCAGCTCAGTGCTGGGAGCTGCAAGAGCTTCCAGACAGAGTAATCGGCTTCGGATGGCAGAAAATGGGGGGTTATATGGTCAGTCTCCTTGCCAGGCCCCTTTCCAATACCCAGTGGTGAACAGAGATGGGAGCACAGGTTGTGAGACACCTCTCTGTCAAACCAAGGCTGACAGTGGGTAATTTCACGTATTTGGGggatccttttccttcccttctcactCCATTTAGACCTCTCAACCTTGTTCCTATAAACCACAGACTATGTATGTGTTCTCTCAGAGCAGTGGTTTCTCATGATGTTTAGAATAGTAAACCAGCATCTGTGCCTGATACACtgactgattttttcttttttatgctcTTGTTAGAAGCTGCGTAAAATCTTTCCATTTATTTCTATTGAACACAGATGCTATACTTGCACAATATCCTAGTTCCCCGACCAGGGTTTGTTTTCTAAGCTCTCTGTTTGCTTCACGATTTGGGGAATAAAACTTGGCTCCAGCGggaggagctctgcagaaacGCTGTGGCTGGAACCCACTTGGTTTCACACGCGCTTGCCTGCGCTGGCAAATACTCGCTAATGGCACATACACTGCTCGTATGGAGCAGACCGGCTCTCTTGTCCACACTAAGTATTAATATATCAAGTCATCCCTGTGGGGAATGCCCTGTGCGAGACCTGCTTATCAGCTAAGGTCACGTTCCGTagcagcaacagaaaaaggagcagCCAGCCTTTCTAATCAGCAAAGGAGCTGCTGACCGGGGCTCCGAGCGTGGAAGCAATGCAAGGCTGCGGGCTCGCTGCTTTTGTTAGCGGCACGGCTGCAACgcagctttctgccatcctgttaAAGCTTTTCTCTCACTACCTTTGTTCCCGAGTGTCCCTTGCGAAGAAATTCAGGTTAGCAAGCTCTGCTCAACGGCCAGTTCTGCAGCTCAGCACACACAGAGCTACAAAAGCTCCAGCTACTTGCGAACTAGCTGAATGTTAAGGTGCTACGGTTGACCGAACACCAGCAATAGCTCAGCCTTACCCCAGCCGTGCCGCGAACGCTcctcttcttgtttttctttcagtgttctTAAACTTTCACGTCATCTCCCCCCTCATCCTGGCTCGCCTCTCGCTCCTCGCTGGGctcctctctgctctgctgctgacaGCCAGCTGttgtctctgccttttttttgttattgGTTGTCCTGGAGATATGAAGTTTCGTGTTACATGTGTGCCAGagagggagggcgggcggcgagGAGCCACCGCGGCGCAGCCGGCGCTGGTGCGAACCCCGCCGGGCGCCCGAGTGCCAGCACTTGTTGCTCGCTTCCTCTGTGCATCCCCTCCTAGCGAGGtctggtcttttttttcctttaattacaGCATTTTCTGGAGGGAGACCTGAATGGATTCTCTCCTTGCAGTAGTTTGGGTGTGTGTTAAAGCAATTAACTTTCCTTTATGCTGCCCAGTTTCCTTCCAACTCCCCGGGGAAGGAGCTTTTCTCTTGTGTTCTGTGAAGTGGCAGAGCAAGAAACGGCCAGGACGGTGCAGCACCACAGATGCTGGGGGGTGAATTGCTCTGTGCCCTTGGCCGGGTCTTTTCCTCTCTTGATGCTGTGGGTTTTGCTGCTTGGGGACAACTGACAACTGTCTGTCCTGATATTACACAGGTACATTCCTTCAGACAGGTGTAAAATAATAATTCCTCGTCAACCTCATAATTTGCTCTTGTATTTGACAAAGCTCATTAAATGGCTTTTGTTCAGCAACTGCCATCTACGTAGATAATTTGTCCTGATATGATTTCTGTcattttaatgcttttatttcttggCTTTATTCCAAGATTTGCTGGGGTTTTTGAGGGGCAGGTCTTCTGATAGGGCTGTGTAAATTTGTTTGGTTCATATGAGGGAATGCGTTTTTCTGGTGTATTTTGAGAGAGGCAGAGCTGCTTTGCTGCTTCTCCGACTGTCCATCTGCTTCTACTAATTGCAGAAATAGGGCTCCTGTTCTACCTGGTGTACAAAAGCGAGGAGCACCATGGTGCAGGCTGCTGTGTGGCCAGTGTAGCACTTTGCCACAGTCAAAAACATGGTAATAAACTTGATTGTTATTTACTCTTCACCCTATCCCATGACGTCAAATCAGGGTAGGATGTCTCAAATGAAATAATGATTTTGTTTAGACATTTTGAGACCAGTGGTCAGCTCATACATGCTCCTGTTGAAGGGTGGGGGAGGCAAATAATAAGGTTGCATATTTAAAAGGTTAAATAGTTTTAGGATATGTATAATAATACAAACTACCATTAATTTATGTAAATTGGCTCTCCATCTCGTGGGCATTAGTCAGGTGCTTGTGTGACTTGGGAGGTTTTCCCACCACATGTTAATGCATAACCAACTCTGTTTCAGGACCTCTTGTGTTCAGTTAAGCATTAATCCAGTGGTTACCCCCAGCATCCCCGTTGGAAACTCTGGTTTTGGCCTTTTGACTTTGATTACAGGACTGCAATCTTAGTTCTGCAACTGAATTTCCGTTATGACCCAACTCATCAGCACCAATGGCTGAAGTGGAGCCGATTTGGGTAACTCTGCAGGAAGATGACAGCAAGTTTCAGGAGGCTGGGTTAAAATGCCCTGGCTTTACAAACTGGATGGGCTAGAAAGTAGAACCTCTCTGAATCCCAGGGACTTCAGAGCAGATCTCTGCTTTCACCAAACCTGCCTTGGGGCACCTCTTGTGTTCGCATTAAGGGACAGAGGTGTGTGTGAATGTCCCTGGTGAGCAGGCTGTAGGAGAGAGAAGAGGGCTTGACCATTAATTACTGTGTGCCTCGCTTAACTCTAATTCAGATCAGCGCGTGCGAGAGAAAGAGACGTGGATTAATGAGAATGCCTGCCTGTTTTCTTTTGGGGAAACAAAAAGCTGACTTGCAGCTCGCTGACATTTCTGTAGTCACGTTGCATTGGCAGGACAGGCAGCGCCAGCAGCTCTTTCGGAAAGGAAGGACAAGGGGATCAAATGTGTTGTCCCCATCCCGGTCCCCCCACCCTTCCCCACCATGTGAAAGGAGCTCTTTGAGCGCAAGAGGAGCGCGAGTCAGTGCGGCTCCGCAGGGGGATATAAAGCCAGCTTTGTCGCAGCCCTCGCTGGCTTTTCAGTGCCCTGGACCATGCTGTGCAACCTCACCCTCTTGCACCCTCCTCACCTGAGCAGCGCCAGGTCCTTGGCGCTTGAGCACACACGTCATGGCTCTGGTGACAGTAGTTTGTAACCTGCTGCTTCACTCGCTCTTCTGCTTGGTAAATGAGCCTCCCGGGCTGTGGGAATGAGGgagccagctgctgctgcagccccttgCAGGGTTTGTTTGTGATGCTGTGGGAGAGACATACAGTTCTGTTCCCCCCAGATCCAAGCACGCACGCAAGTTAAGAAGCAAACTGCATTTCTTAGATCTCTGGCAAGTTCAGACATGTCTCAAAGGGTTTAAAATAAGAATGAATGAAGTCCTCACTCATTTTACCAATCTGTGACCCACTTTTTGCAGATGAAGTTGGTAAACCAACTAGGGCACTCATTGGTAGAGAAGAAAAATCTCCACTTTGTTCTTCCTTGCAGTGAAGTAATTCTCTTCTAAAACAACTCTTGTTGCTGCTTGGCTGCAGCATTTGATTTCTAAATGCCTGATGAAGTGTTTCTGTGTATCTGGTATCAGCGTTTTGATTAAGAGACAGCTGGCCACCTCTGCTGTGAAATGCAGGTTTTATAAAGCTCCTCTAAATTCtgtctgttttcttaaaaaagaaaataaagtagtaGCTGCCTGGTTCTTCTTCTTCTAGCGAAATCAGTGTCTTCACTGGTTTAAGTTAGGGAGTGTTCTAGAAGAGAAATTACTTCCTGCCTGTATTGCTAATGAGCATCTATCTGTCACCAGACTCTTATTTTTACATAACCAAAAGCACTGATGTCTGCCAGAAATGTTTTGAGGATTCCTGGAAGAATCTAATCATGTTCACATGGCTAGTTTGCGAAGGCTGGTAGAGCTGGTTGTGCAATACGCTGTGGGCAGACTCACTGCTTTTCATGGGTTTAGGACTCTACCCCGACTTTGGCTGCTGATGGGAAGGCTGTATTAGCAGATCAAGACCCAGGCTGTATTATCTGAGTAGTGCTCCCTTGTGACCTCAGTCTGGACTCTATTTCTGTGACTTAATTGACATTCCTGTTTCTTCCAATGTAGATTTCTTCACCTTCAAACCACAGACAATGAAATTAGAAGCCCTTAGGTGTGAAATATAGAGATGTGCTCTGAACTCTGAGGTGTAGGGATCAACAGGACTTCTTTGCATATTTATCTTAGAGCCACTCTAATTGGACATGGAATATATTCGGGCAATGATGCAGAATTAATAACTGCATATTTCATGCACCGTGCCTTTTGCAGATCTCAAAGATCTGAACACATTTGGCAGAAGAGGTTGACACCACTGTTTGTTTCACATGTGGGGAAGTGGCAGCAAAGCGCCAGGAACAGAACCCCAGTTCTGCTCAAGGGCTTAATCCCTGTGATTCTGGGTGGAATACATgttctctgcaaaaaaaaaatattcaagtctGTTTTATTTGGAGGGTGGGGTTCTTGTCAATAGTAATAATGACCAGAccattttcccttttgtttcctAGATGTCGCCATGCTGCCATAGCAAAGTACTTTGGAGATGTCACCCCACCTTGTAACAAGTGCTGTGATTACTGCAAAAACCCTGGGGCGGTGAAAAGGCAACTGGAGTCACTGGAGCGCTGCACCAACAGCTGGAGCAAAACCTGCATCGGGCCCACAGGCTCCTCCCGGGACAGCTATGACCCAGAGCTGTACGAG
The window above is part of the Patagioenas fasciata isolate bPatFas1 chromosome 18, bPatFas1.hap1, whole genome shotgun sequence genome. Proteins encoded here:
- the SMIM5 gene encoding small integral membrane protein 5 translates to MSSEGFLKEMQAIGERFLLKLQRLPKAEPVEIVSFCVVLLFIVTVLVLMIIACSCCCYSCCGCDARPDHRRRKIQVRPAAHS